The sequence ccctttcccctgtgatgtttgttattattttatttttatatttatatctggAAGATTTTTCCCCAATATCACAAACAgtgaaatttaaacaaaaacctGAATTTTGGTCAATTTTTAATTctgagattatttttttgaaattcaATTCCgataaaacatagaaacattaaacgatatatatatatatctggaaaAAGCTCCATATTGTGAATATTTTTCGCAGCCTGAAATAAAAGGTCCGGTTAACAATTTCTGcgccatttatatttaattttataaatccaGATTTTGGAatttataggaaaaaaatcGTAACATTCTGGGGAGGAGAAATGAAGTAAAACCACAGAGTTCCCAAATTTGCTCCTAAATTGCAGAAATTTCATTTCTTGCTCTGTTATTTTCGAATAATCTCGAGAAAAAGAGAGTCGGGACCACCGGGCTGTATTTCGGGGTTTACAGCTGTtataaatgtacacattttgcGTCATTTTGAAGTATATTCGATTTTTTAGTGTAATTTGTAAAATTATTGATAAAATGATTTCAAATACCTAGAGCTAAATCCGAAATCTTCGCATCAGTGTGAGTGGGGCCCCTGTGTTATTCATGCATGTGGCCCCTGTGTCTATGTGTGAGTCATGTGTGTATTTAGTGTGTGACATTTTATTGTCACATGTTACTTGTTGTCTCAGACCCAGCCGGTTTTGTACGTCGTGATCTCTTTTCCCACTCGTGACTCCCTGGATTTATTTGTTCAGTTTATTCGGTTTTTTCTTCTCCAATTGTCGCCTAAAACCTAATTAATTAATCCGAATTGGAGGGGTTTGTTAAGAAATTTCTACTTAGTAAATCTGGATCCCCTCTGTCTTCAGGTCACAGAAAATATTTCGTACAAACATCTGATAAATCACAGATAATAAAGCGAATTATTCGTGGAATCGGAGTCCAGGGATTCACCcactaaaataattttataaaatccaAAACCGTTAATTTTCACCCAAAGTCACCTTTTTAATACTGATTTTGAGGCTGATTTCCTGCGCAGATGGGGAACGAAATTGTCCCAAATTTCGTTTACTAAAGTGACTAAATCCCCTTCGTGCTGCGCATGGATTAACCATTTGACTGCCAGGTCGGCCTTCATCAGAGCCCAGTAATACATTTCCTGCTCAGCACCGTGCATACTGCATTCCAATGTACAGCACCGATCACTGGGTATATAAGTGATAAAAGTGATGTGAGATGTTATATCAAAATGGCATAAATACTTCCAGCACTCACTGACCGTgtgataatagtaatattaatataataataacaataataataacaataatagtaatagtaatataataatagcaataatgaataatattaataatgtgttaatattaataatattaatattaataatgtgttCATGTGCGTTTGTTGCAGCCCTCCTGAAGGCAGAGCAGGCCTCGGTTTTCAAGTTCCCTCTGACCCCTCTTTCCTGCCCCGGACTCGGCTCCCCCATCAGCTCTGCCCTGCTGGCGGCCGGCTCCGGACTGCAGGGAGGCCCAGGCTCCCCACACCACTTGCCTCTTGAGCTGCACCTCCGAGGGAAACTGGAGGCCGGGGTATCAGAGCAGGGCAACAAAGCCAAGAAGGGCAGAAGGAGCAGGACGGTATTCACCGAGTTACAGCTCATGGGGCTGGAGAAGAGATTTGAAAAGCAGAAATACCTCTCCACCCCCGACAGGTAAATCCACAGCATTCGTGGAAACGTCACGCACCCACTAACACTTCATCTTCTTTATGGAAATCCCACTGACCCGCTGGCACAGCTCTCACAgtttgcaattattattattattattattattattattattgttattattattattattattattattgttatgattattattattattattattattattgttatgacacacattgttaattatttgtaTGGATTATGTTATTTTCTTCTACATGACTAATTATTATACAGCAGAATAACCAGGGTTTTTATCTGTAAATCATACATTTGTAGAAGAACTGCCACAATCACAGTTTCTTGAGTTAATGTAGAAACATTTTGAGGGATGCGTATCTGTGACATATATTAGGGAGATCATCGGATATCAGGGGGTTAATCGGATATCAGGCCCAAATCTCTACATAAAGCACCCAAACTGTACCCAGGGCCCAGCATTAACTGACCCCCAATAGGGCCCAGCATTAACTGACCCCCAATAATTatgatacccccccccaaatttgaccCTTCCCATTAAACCATTTCATAAGCAGGGTAACCCCAGTGGGGTGAAGTCATCCCTCAGCATACTCATCTCCAGCCTGGGGGCCCCTCTCCCCACTCAGAGGAGCCACTGGCCCCAGAGCTTTAACATACTTGGAATGATTTCCGTGGGGCATTCCCTGCACGTTCCCGGAGATCCTGTAATGTCTTCTCCTGtttgtttttactgtttatCTATTGCTGATGTCTGACTGCTGTGtgaataactcccatcaatctgATTTCAGAATAGACCTGGCAGAATCTCTGGGTCTCAGCCAGCTGCAGGTTAAGACTTGGTACCAGAACCGGAGGATGAAATGGAAGAAAATAGTAAGTACTGGATCTGTCTGTATCTGCAGGTCAGGAGCCAGGGGCCAAAACAACCAATGGGAGACAAGCGGGCCACCACCACACTTCCCGTCGGCTGCCCAAACACCAACCAACCAtgtctataaatatatgtattatctgTATGAACCCAGACTCGTTATTAATACATgtaattattacatattattatgacatgtttttgttacatgTTATTATTACATGTTGTTACATGTTATCATTGTATGTTATTATTACATGTTATTATTGCATGTTATTATCCCTGTGATGTGTGCATGCTACATGCTTGCAAGGTAATTCCTGTAACATGCCCTGGATCACTGCACATGTCTCAAGTCAGATAATTATTAGGcaaattatgacatcattacaTCCACTTCCTGTTAATTAGTGACACGCGACTTAATGACtaatcaaaaataatataaagttagAGTAAATGGGAAAATGTCTGCATCACCAGGAGTGCAATCATAATatgtctaattattattaataatggatCTCTGTAATCTGATTAGAAAGGGGGTCGATCATTCTCACAGATTCTATTCTACTGGCCctaaaattaattataattaaattatttacatttccGAAATTTCGCAGTTTATAACGTTTGCTTTCCCCCGTTTTTCAGGTTTTACAGGGAGGGGGCCTGGAGTCCCCGACTAAACCCAAGGGTCGCCCCAAAAAGAACTCGATCCCCAGCAGCGACCAACTCAATGAGCAGGAGAGGGCAAAGGGGGCAGAAAAGCAAAGTGACAACGAGCACTCACCACCCCAAGTGACACAGGAGGAGTAGCAAACAATTGCCCCTGGGCACAGATACTTACCCTCCTGGAGAGAGACTCATCCATCTGAGGAGAGAGACTTACCCTCCTGGAGAGAGACTTACCCATCTGAGGAGAGAGACTTACCCATCTGAGGAGAGAGACTTACCCTCCTGGAAAGAGAGACTCATCCATCTGAGGAGAGAGACTTACCCTCCTGGAGAGAGACTTATCCATCTGAGGAGAGAGACTTACCCTCATGGGCACAGAGACTCATCCTCATGGGCACAGAGACTTACCCTCTTGAGGAGAGAGTGCTACCAGCTACACAGAGAGACTTACTTGTGCTCAGAGACCTCCCTTGGGCAGAGAGACACTCACTTTGCAGGATATGTTGTGAGGCTGAGAGTCGAATTCGGATAAactgttttctttaattattctgAGTTGCAGAATTCGGATTATTATATTGGGACTGAGGTCACCAGGAGCAGCCGGAGTCCCGGGTCAGTACTTTCATTATTCCTGATAATTTGcgaattttatgtatttaatttctatttttcCTGTAAATATGAAATCACAAACATTtcgtttttttctgtatgtctCCTGTAGTTATTCTTGCATTTTATCTAAAAAGATattaaactgtttaaaaaaataaacccgatttttaaaaaaataaaagatctgAGTAACATTCTGGTTTTCAGCTCAGGATCCGGGGGAATATAAAGAAcattgaaaaaggaaaaatctaCGAAATAAAACTAAcgaattattatattacattcattttttagtTACTTAAATAGTTTTCCAGCAAATCGAACAAATGGAATGTATCTGCACTACACCATGTGATCcaaaacaatatgttttttttaaatataaattcactATTGCATTTTGAATAATTCGTCACAAACTGttattggatatttattttttgggaaaTTAAATTCACAATTTGCACGttattttttaaaccagttTGATGTAGATTTTCAGGGAATATCCAGGCAAATAAAAGagataaaatgaaattatttactGATGAATTAATCTCATTTATACATtcagtatatctatatatatctatatatatctatatatatatatatatatatattttaaataacactTTCCCACATTGGGTATTGAGAAAATGCTTCGTGGAAGTGGGCACACTTAATCCTAAcacactttatttatatttataaaatatatttattaatttataaaattatttatatttatactttattttcattctaaaaataatccaagaaataaatgatatatatataaatataaaaaaaaatccgagaatctgattttttaaaaaataataaaagccagAGCTTCAagcaaatatgattttaaagacGAATTTGTTATTTAAATTGATATAATTAATCTGAAATTATAACATACGCCATGAATTGTGTTGTGAGTAATCGctattaaatgatcatttataataaataatccaaATTAGAATATTTGGGTTAATTCGATACGGATGAAAAACACACTGAATTATTCACcgttaaaacataatattaagcAGCCTGATATACCAATAATTCCAAGATATttgttataaatgtaataatacgATATAATCTAATAatccaatatattttatctgaATTATGTGGATTGAGATTTTCAGCATTATTTTCAGAATTATTATATCTAGAGGATGATTTTTGAAGTGACATTTTGATTCGTTTCTTGCGCACAGGGGGGGAATCTGTCACCACGGACTGTGTGATCTCCTAAAATTAGACTCTAAATTGGGGTCTAATTGGGGGTTTctgtatttttctatttcctttaGGATTTGCAGTATAATATGAGAACACACAGGGTGATTTAGGGGGAATTCTGCGTGTCTGTGGCGTGGGGCAGCTGGGGTCTGATGGGGGTGAGTTTGGGGGATACAGTGACACTGAAGGGTCCATTATTGTGGATCTTTTCAGCTCTTGCTTACAGGCACACCGACAGTCCCCATGCACCGCTTTATCTACAGGATCCCCATCCCATTGTCACACCGGGGCCCTTGGACTGATCTGGGGATCTGTGGTGCAGTAGGAGAAATATTGGGGATCAACATCACACTGGGGCTTAGCTAATGTACATAGTCTCTGAAATAGAAGTAAGTGTAGTGGGAGTGTGTCTATGAGTGTgtggtgtgttagtgtaagtgtatgtagagtttttatggtgtgtgtgagtgtgtagtGGGTTTGTatggtgtgtgagtgtgtgtggggtgatACACTCATCATATCCAACATGCACTACTGCGTGTAAAGGTCCAGTCGGAATCCATTCATTGTTCTATAAAATGAAGAAGCGCTTCCTGTGACCTCCAATTCCTTCATCGGCAGTAAATCTCACATTCTTcatattattgaaataaaaacaccgAATTACTGACGTTTAACTTGCACCTCACCCCGACATAAGGTGGATACAAGGTATCAATTAAACGCTAAttataatttaaccctttgaatgtcCCGCGGACAGGGTTACACAGAATTACtattatttgaaatgtaatccaattgtatttatttatctgttaaatattgatttcatttattaaaaataaaaaccagaaaCGTTTCTAAACATATCTATCATCTGTCTCTCTATCTCTagatctatctgtctatctattatctatctatctatctatctatctatctatctatctatctatctatctatctatcaatctatctatctatctatctatcaatctatctatctatctatctatctatctatctctagatctatctatccatctatctatctatctatctatctatctatctatctatctatctatctatctatctatctatctctagatctatctatccatctatctatctatctatctatctatctatctatctatctatctatctatctatctatctatctatctatctatctatctatctcccATATCTGCCCCCAGAGGAGAAGGTGGGGTTGCTCCCATGACTTCCAGTGGCATTAACCCCATTATGGGCCAGGTGAACTCAGGGGCAGAAAGTTCCTTTACCTCCCAGAGAGGGGTAATTCATGTATTTGTATGGGGGGCACTCGCACATACGCACTCATGCATACACACTGACGCTAGCACATCCACACTGACAATCatccactgacacacacacccactgacactcacacactcaccatcaccatcatttttttattttcctgtctCCAAATTCCTTatttttcattgtgtttttttgtattaaattcaccaaatattttatttccaaaccTGCATCCCCCGAAAATAATAGATAATTCGCGtgtgaatgggggggggggcagtaagaCAACAgagaaacaaacacaattaacgCACAGGCACACAatgaacacacaaacacacagacacacaatgaaaacacaaacacagaatAAACAGAGACACACAATGAACACACAGAAGGGCACATCATGTACAAAACAAGTGTTGCTCTTGTCAAATATCTTTGTATTGAATAATTTACACCTCTTTTGAATCGAATATTTAACAAGTTACACCGAACCATTCCTTGGGGGTTTATACCCCGAGGCTGCCCCCTGACCGAGACCTGCACCGGGATTACCGGCAAATTCACCGATTTCCGTGACTGTGATCCGGAAAATCCTTCACCGAAACCGGGTCAGAATGTTACTTACTAACAGCATTCAGGATAAAGGTTTGTGCCCCGGGGGTCTGGGatttatctaccccctccggcaatttaataatgataataataataattattattattattattattattagaagtagtagtagtatttttcCTTTTACCATAAAGATTTCGAACAGTTCAGAAGATCTAAATCTCTGTTATATTTAACCATTATTTCTAGATTCCTTTTCTGTAATAAATACTATTACATaggttatggtgagtaaaggtgatggaaaccccttccactaaaatttaggggtatgtagaagcattattaaaccctcatctacagataccagacaagccagaagtaATAAAAACCGTATTTCTCACATTTAAACGTTTCCTGATAATATCAAGAGCCCTCATTACCTGTAAAGACCCCCAGATAACTGCTTAACACATTAAACCCCATATGAACCCTTTGTAGTTATTGAGATatcttttcttttcattcatttaattatttttattattattattactattattattatcaccacTGAATATCTCTTATTAGCTAAAATGACACTTATTGTTTATAAGGTTACAATAATATCCGTTATTAATAAAGGACGATTTAGGTAATAATAtatacctaatatatatatactgtacagataataataataatactaatagtaatagatattttttgttatgaGATGGgtaatttaataatacatttcatataaaaGAATAAGGTATTTCTGAACCCACAGTCATCAGTAAACTTCTTAATCCCCTCTgtgtaattaatattaattctaATCCCCCTAGTTAATGGGTAATTCCGCAGAATAAATCggataattaaattaaattaaatcggGGGCTATTTAGGGAAAATTCTTCGAAGAATACCCCAGGGATGAAATTTGCCTCATTCGGAAATCTGTGTGTTTTGGGGCATATTCACCTGATTTATCCCATATAAAATATCACTGGGTTTATAAGGTTAATCATTCATATAGAAATTAAACTTTATCTCTTTTCCAggggatttaaaaacaaaaaacctgtgaaaataaaacagaaataattgtgttatacatttatataaaataaatataaagaaaaataaatacataaataaatatacaacaatataacatctatgcattttactttttattaacaaaaatagaatTCAGAAAAttgttttagtaaaatgtaGGTTTATTTCGAggaattaatattatattttgtggtACAGAATTCACCAGTAAAAGGAAAAGAAGCATTTCtgtgcaaatatatttatagaatatatttataaaggcaGATAATCGCAGCTCAGGGTTTTTATTACTCATTTGTTTTGgtgatttttatcatttttgtctCCAGTGGAAATCGGTCGTAACGTTATCTGTGAATCACTTAATCATCTTTTCCTGTCTTTAGTCTTTTACTGAAACTTCATGTTTCTCACATGACCTGGAAAGGGATGAATTCAGCCCAGAATATAACTGCTGGAGGCTAAATCTCCTTCCTGATCTATACGGGGGCTCCTTCCCCTGGCTGAGTCGGaggcttggggggggggggcgtattGGGATGGGGCAGGAGTTACAGCTCTGTACCAAGGGgtcctctgtctgtctgtctgtgtccaCATATGTTTGTCTGTCTGGAGGGTCAGTGATGCCTTTAAATGatgtgaataatatatataatattagattaTATACCATATAATAATCACCAAGAAGAAAACAGAGTAGCAGATTTAATAACAATTATCCCCCAAATGTGAGACATTAAAAAATGATGGTGGGGAGAGGGGTAGGTTGCATTCCTTAGATAATAATGTAAGCCTTCACCTGGTTGCAGGAACCCCAAATACTTTCCCTCAAGGTCCCTTAAAATCTGCCAAAGGGctacaaacagaaaacaaataatcCTGTCCCTCAAACTCCCACATGGTGGACCCCCAATCATGCTCTCCCACCACCCCAGATCACCACCCTACTGCCCCATTCTAGACACCCCATCTGCTCCTTAATGTCCCTGCCCCCCCACGCTTATCACCCACCCAGCTTTCTTACAACCCATTGTTGCCAATTATGATAACCCCCCCAAGATGCTCTTATTGTTAAAAAATCTCACTCCTTATCCCTCACAGCCCCATTTTAAGCCCCTGTCTGGAAAACAACGCATCAAGGCGACTCTGCGGTACTCATAATAAAGACTCAGCACTCtgatggtaaggtgagtttatttcccacaggcaacgtttcgacacacaggtctttctcaaggctTCAGAAAGCTCAATGACTTCACGTTGGTCTGGTTCGTTTGGTTAGTGCTTCTTCTACCTGTTTGACGTTTGGCTTCCCTGGCATTTCAGCAGGGCGCACGTTTCTGCCCCAGACTGGGGTGTTTTCCTTGCACCTCTCACGCTGCGTCTCAGCCGGTAAATCCCTTTATCCAATGTACAAATTCCACCATGCGCTTTGGGTGATGTGGTCACGTAAATCAACGGAAAAGTGCTTATGtcaaaatcaacaaaaatacTTTGCTCTAAAATTTAGCACATTTCAAGAAAATCTACCTCGCTGAGTCACTCGCAAAGTAACCTTGGAAAGATTTGAATTTCTTGCCAAAAATACCCATAGAAGTGGACTTTCCTAACTGATGGTCCTCACGGAAAAGTTCATTTTTGATTAGATAAATACCAGAATTTTATAAAGGAAGAAATAACTTTTCTTCCTCTGCATTAAGATTTAGTGAGTTTTCTGTGGCTGAAGAATCAGGATTGATCTGAATTTACCAGGAAAAGATGGATTCTCTGTAAAAGAAATTGGAAGTTTTGTCACCATTTTCACCAGCGTGTCAAGGGCTTTATGCTGTTTTTATTGAAAGTCTTCTTAATGTAGATgaagaaagtttattattaCCCAGCGAGCCGCCGATAATGGGATGTGACGGAGGTTACCCCGATACAGATGTTACATGGAAATATTCTGGTCTCAGGCCTAATGAAGTCATGGAGCCTCCGTAAGTCTCTTCTGGCACCGCGGCCGATACAGTTACAGCGAAATGTAAAATACGCCGGTTATTAGgggatctccagaaggatgtTTCCAGAgcggttattttatttaagtcaTATTATTACAGTATCCAGAAAATTCTTCTAAACCAGTCATTTTGCCAACCTgccagtaaaatatatatttgttaataacAGCATAAAAAACATGATTTCATCCTAAAAACTCCTgcctgtgtctgtctgtctgaaaGGGGTGATCAAAGTGGGTGATTGAACCCAATGTTCCTACCCCATCCGCAGGGCTGAGCTGCCCCGGGCCGGGGGCTATTGCCCCAAGGCTGGTCCAGTTCAGACTGGCCCTTTGTGGAACTTTTTTGCATATAGCCAGAGAGAAGCTGCCACTGATGTGAGGGGGTGTGAGGGGAGGACgtgattatgtatgtatattggaATGTTTGTATAAGtatgtaataaatgtatgtaatacATATGTACAAGTGTGTGATAACATGAATGTgtcagtgtatgtgagcatgaatatgtatatgtgtaagcatgaatatgtatgtgagcatgaatgtgcaggCGTAAGTGGTGtgagtgtctaagtgtgtgttacAGAGTATGGGTATGTTATGTACTCATgttagtgttagcatgtgtatgtgtgtgagcgtgtgtacatatgtgtgccagtgtctaTATTGGGAGGCAAGGGGCTGATGGGGGCCACTCGGCTTAACTTGCCCCCCCAGAGGCAGAAGGTGGCAGCCACCACCAGCCCATCCGTCCATAAGGCCAGATGAGAGGGTCCTGGCGCTTACCCCGTCCCGCCTGCACCTCAGTGTGTCTGTATCTTGTGAACATCTCCTAATCTTAGAGAGAAGTCAGACGGATGAAttcatttttcctgctgcttCAAGTGATTTAAAACTCGTCCCGAATTAGAATTTGGTTAATTATACTTCTGACCTCTTGCCCCCAGATGCCGTTTTCTGAACGTGTTTGTCCTCATTCCGCGGTACCGGAtgacacattatttattatttgtttcatttcacttttttgtttctctgaTTCAGGGGTTTTATAATCGTTTCTACAGCAACCCGAACGTTAGAAACGCTGTCAGCTCCAACCTGCTAATTTCAcctaaaaagtttaaaaacccTACCTGTAAATAGCAAATTATTAACTGTTTAACCTTCTCCCAttggctaatattaaagaaaagccAGACACATATAACGGATACCCTTTATATTCTGATAAGGAATAAATTAAGATAAAATTACCCTTGTTTAGACATATTGGATGACTGTGATGTCATCTGTATCCGAGAGGAAGTGATGAGCAGTGGTCCATTCCACTGACCTATGAGGCAGATGCACAGACAGGAAGTGACTGCAATGGTACAGCCCTGAAGGAAACAAAATGGC is a genomic window of Spea bombifrons isolate aSpeBom1 chromosome 6, aSpeBom1.2.pri, whole genome shotgun sequence containing:
- the BARX1 gene encoding homeobox protein BarH-like 1, with translation MQHPLEIGAHYLPPEAFADHRSHRYRSFMIEEILTDHQDSKVSPNSGDLLKFGVQALLSARPYHNHLALLKAEQASVFKFPLTPLSCPGLGSPISSALLAAGSGLQGGPGSPHHLPLELHLRGKLEAGVSEQGNKAKKGRRSRTVFTELQLMGLEKRFEKQKYLSTPDRIDLAESLGLSQLQVKTWYQNRRMKWKKIVLQGGGLESPTKPKGRPKKNSIPSSDQLNEQERAKGAEKQSDNEHSPPQVTQEE